The genomic window TGGAGTGGGCGTGCCGGACGCTGTTATGCAACCCCTTTTCGCAGATAGCGACGATTCGCGCACGGCCGCACCGCGCGGCCGCGGGGGAGACCGTCGCTTCCGTGGAAAGGTAAGCCATGAGTCGGAAATCCGGTCAATCTCACCATATCCCGCAGCTTTTCACCATCGCCACATTGGGCAGTCATTCTGCCCTGCAGATACTCAAGGGCGCCAAAGACGAAGGCTTCCACACGCTCGCGGTCGTCACGCCGCAGAACGAGCGTCTGTACTCGAGCTTCCAGTTCGTCGACGAAGTCATCGTCATTCCGTCGTACAGCGAATTTCCAAAGCTCGAAGCCGAACTGAACAAACGCAAGGTCGTGCTCGTTCCGCACGGCTCGTTCGTCGCCTATCTCTCAATGGCCGAACACAAGGCCATGAAGACGCCGTACTTCGGCAATAAAGCCGTATTGGATTGGGAAGCGGATCGGCTTCGCCAACGCGACTGGCTACTTCGCGCCGGTCTGAGAATGCCGCGCCAGTTCACGCGCTCGAGCGAGATCGATCGTCCGATCATCGTCAAGCTCTACGGTGCACACGGCGGAAAAGGTTATCTGTTCGTCAAGAACGCCGAAGATTTCAACGCTCGCGCCTCGCACCTCGTCGAGCAGCAGTTCATCATGCAGGAATACATCATCGGCGTTCCGGTGTATATCCATTATTTCTATTCGCCGCTCACCGGCAAGCTCGAGATCATGTCCATGGACCGGCGCTATGAGTCCAACGTCGATTCGCTCGGGCGCATTCCATCGGCCGATCAAGAAGGCTGGGATATCCATCCATCGTACGTCGTGATCGGCAACCAACCCATCTCGTTGCGCGAGTCGCTGTTGGCCGAAGCGTTCCATATGGGAGAAGCGGTGGTCAGGGTGAGCCGCGAGATCTGTCCGGATCGCGGTCTGTTCGGCGCGTTCTGCCTCGAGACCATCGTCACGTCCGACGCCGAGTTTTACTTGATGGAGATCTCGGCGCGCATCGTAGCAGGCACGAATCTCTTCATCGACGGATCGCCGTATTCGTATCTGAACTACGACGAG from Candidatus Eremiobacteraceae bacterium includes these protein-coding regions:
- a CDS encoding formate--phosphoribosylaminoimidazolecarboxamide ligase, coding for MSRKSGQSHHIPQLFTIATLGSHSALQILKGAKDEGFHTLAVVTPQNERLYSSFQFVDEVIVIPSYSEFPKLEAELNKRKVVLVPHGSFVAYLSMAEHKAMKTPYFGNKAVLDWEADRLRQRDWLLRAGLRMPRQFTRSSEIDRPIIVKLYGAHGGKGYLFVKNAEDFNARASHLVEQQFIMQEYIIGVPVYIHYFYSPLTGKLEIMSMDRRYESNVDSLGRIPSADQEGWDIHPSYVVIGNQPISLRESLLAEAFHMGEAVVRVSREICPDRGLFGAFCLETIVTSDAEFYLMEISARIVAGTNLFIDGSPYSYLNYDEPMSTGRRIAREIKNALFTDSLEMVLDQSGRLAFDLPTLDNPAVAIPGPGVPAN